CCGCTCCGGTATGAATAATATTTACAGCTACTTCGTCGGTACTTAGTTTCTGGAGTGATCCGGAAAGTGCCTCAATGGAACCATCCACATCAGCTTTAACAATAACGTTCAGTTCTGAAACTTCACCAAGAGCAAGTCGGCGTGAAATATCATCAAGTGTCATGTGCTTGGTTGAGCGCATGGCTTGCTCACGACGTATCTGCATACGTTCACTTGCAATCTCTTTAGCTGTTTTTTCATCTTCAGCTACAATCAGTTTGTCACCGGCTTGAGGCATGTCATCAAAACCCATAAGCTGTACAGGTGTTGATGGGCCCGCTTCTTTAATTCGTTCTCCATGTTCGTTCTCCATAGCTCGTACACGGCCAAAACATGGGCCTGCAACAAATGGATCACCAACTTTAAGAGTACCACCCTGAACAAGGATGTTTGATACAATACCTTTTCCTTTGTCCAATCGGGCTTCAAGCACAACGCCATCCGCACGACGATCCGGATTTGCTTTAAGTTCAAGCAGTTCAGCTTCGATTAACAGTTTTTCGAGGAGGTCTTCGATGCCTTGTCCTGTGTGTGCAGAAACTTCCGCATACTGAACATTTCCACCGTATTCCTCAACAATAACATCATGCTCAGAAAGCTGTGTCTTAATTTTGTCAGGATTTACTCCCTCTTTATCAATTTTGTTGATAGCTACTACAATTGGTACACCAGCTGCTTTGGCGTGATTTATAGCCTCAATAGTTTGCGGCATCACTGAGTCATCAGCTGCTACAACCAAAATCACAATATCAGTTGCCTGAGCACCACGAGAACGCATAGCGGTAAAGGCCTCGTGACCCGGAGTATCCAGGAATGTAATGTTATTATCATTGTGTACTACCTGATATGCACCAACGTGCTGGGTAATACCACCGGCCTCACCTGCTGCTACTTTTTCTTCACGAATGTAATCAAGCAATGAGGTTTTACCATGATCAACGTGACCCATTACCGTAATAATAGGAGCACGGTCTTGAAGATCTTCTTCAGCATCTTCAGGAATAGTAAGTTCCTCATCCATCTCTTCAGCCTCGATGAACTCGACTTCCTTACCATACTCTTCAGCTACCAATTCAATAGTACCTGCATCAAGTCGTTGGTTGATTGTAATCATCAACCCAATAGACATACAGACTGAAATAATATCGTTTACGCCAACATCCAGTAGATCAGCAAGCTCGTTTGCAGTAATAAACTCTGTGGTCTCGATAACATCTGATTCGAGCTCCTCGAGTTCCGCCTGCTTTTGCATTTCCTCCTCGCGCTCCTCCTTTCTTTCTCGACGACGTTTTTGACGCTTACTACCCACCGTTTTAGAAGACTGCATCTTCTTCATGGTTTCGCGCATCATTTTATCTACATCGGTCTCGTCAATCTCTTTTTTCTTCTTACGCTTCTTGCGTTTTTTAGAGCTGGTATCAGAATCAGACTTTTTAGACTTGGAAGATGAAGAACTGCTGTCATCTTTTCTGTCTTTTCTACGTTTTCTTTTCTTACGAGGCTTCTTCTCTGTAGTGAAAGATGCTTTTCCTAATACCTTGGTACCCTTTAACTTACCAGCTGACCCACGGATAATCTTTCCGTCTTCATCCTTTTCATCATCATCGTCAGAGTCTTCATCTTTAGTTTCATCTTCATCATCGTTTTCAGACTCGTCATCCTCCTCATCTTCTTCTTCATCTTCGAGGTCTTCAGATTCGTCATCATCAACTTCATCCTCATCATCGTCTTCTTCTACCTTGTCTTCTTCAGCTGCTTCCTCTTCTTCTTTCTTTTTCTTAGCCTCTTTCTCTTCTTTGGCTTTTTTCTGTGCAGCTTCTTTTTCTTCTTTAGCCTTAGCTTCAGCTTCTTTCTTAGCCTTTTCTTCTTCTTTGGCTTTTGCTTCTTCCTTTTCAGCCAGTTCTTCGTCATCAAGAGGCTCAAGGCTTAAATCCTCAGCACTTTCTTTTTTCTTACTTGAAGACTCTTCCTCATCCTGAGGTTCCAGGTCAGCAACGTCATCTTCCGGTTCTAAACCACCCTCGTCTTCGATAGGCTCCAGCACATTATCCAGAGTCACGCTATCATTGCGTTGGTTCATCATTTGACTTCGACGGCTTTCGTACTCCTCACGAGCTTTCTCATGATCGGCACTTTTAGCCTTATCTTCGCCATATACTCCATCTAACACCTCGTACATTTCGGGTGTAATTTTGAAGTTTGGCCGATTGGCAGCGTCAAAGCCATCCTCAGCTAAAGTGTCTACAATACTCTGTGTAGATACGTTAAATTCGGATGCAACTTTAAATAATGGTTTAGGTCTTTTAGACGACATATATAATTTTTAAATGTGAGCTTGTTAAACTAAGAATTTTTAAGTGGAATTGCCGACTTAAGCCTCGTCTTCGAATTCGTAGGCAATAACACTCATAATTTTCTCAGCAAGCTCGATATCTATTTCTTCGTTCGTTCTGCTTACTAATTCTTCCGCATCTAATTCGAGGACTGCTCGTGCGGTGTCGCAGCCTATATCATGGAGTTGTTGAATAACATCGGCACCGAAATCAACTTCAAACTCGTCGATATCGATATCGTCTTCGGCTTCAACCTCACGATATACATCAATTTCTACTTCAGCTAGCTTGGACGCAAGGCGGATATTAACTCCACCCTTACCAATTGCTTTCGATACTTCGTCAGCCGGAACCAATACATTTGCATGCTTGGTTTCTTCATTCAACTCTACTTTTAATACCTCAGCAGGCTGAAGGGCTCTTTTGATAAACTCAAATTTATCCGGAGTAAAATTAATTACATCAATATTTTCGTTTTGAAGCTCGCGGACGATGGCATGAATTCGAATTCCTTTCATACCAACACAAGCTCCAACGGGATCAACACGCTCATCGTGAGATAAAACAGCAACTTTAGAGCGATCACCCGGAGCACGTGCAATACGTACTAATTCAATAATCCCGTCAAATACTTCCGGGATTTCATTTTCAAATAGTCGCTCAAGAAACAACTCTGAAGTTCTGGAAATAATAACCGTTGGATTACCATTTCTCATATGTACGCCGGTTACAACAGCGCGAATGGTATCCCCTTTGCGGTAACGATCTTTATAAATCTGCTCACTTTTAGGAAGCAAAAGTTCAACACCGTTGTGATTAACAAGAATGTCTTTGTTTTGACGAACCTGGTATACATCCCCAAGTATAATCTCACCAACACGGTCGGTGTAATCTTCGTAAATATTATCTTTCTCGATTTCGCGAATACGCTGAGCCAGTTGCTGACGAGCCATCGTAACTGCACGTCGGCCAAAGTCTGTAATTTGAATTTCCTGAGCCAGCTCATCATAAAGCTCAATATCAGGATCTACTTTTTGAGCGTCCTCCAAAGTAATCTCGGCAACTTCATCCGTAATCTCATCAGCAGGAACAACTTCCTGTACATGCAAAAGCTGGATTTCTCCACGGTCAGCATTTAAGATTACCTCAAATGACTCATCGGACTCATATTTTTTTCGGATCATAGTCCTGAATACATCTTCCAAAATGGAAAGAAGCATATCTCGGTCGATGCCTTTCTCATGTGCAATCTCTGCAAAGGAGGAGATAATCTGTTTTGATAATTCGTTCTGCATTAGTGTATGTAATTAAATTACGGGGATCATTTTAGTTTCAACGATATTGTCAAAAGGAATCTTAGTTTCAACTTCCTCTTTATCGGTAATAGCTACAACATCGTCTTCTATGCCGGTGATGACTCCTTCAATCTTTATATACTCACCGTCGTTATTTTTGAATTTAATAGTAGCAACACGGCCTTCATTCTTAGCGTACTGCCTTCTGTCACTCAGCGGACGGCTAAGTCCGGGTGAAGAAACATTCAGTCGATATTTTTTATCAAATAAGTCATGAGCTTCTGTTAAAAATCCCAATTCTTTGCTTATTTCAGCACAGCTATCGAGACTAACTCCACCTTCCTCACTGTCAAGAAGTACCCAGACTTCTGTTTGTCCACCGTGGGTTTTTAATTCAATATCCACAACAAACAAATTGTGCTCCTCGGCAAGAGGTTCCGCTAAATCCTTAATATTTTTGATTATATCAATCTGCATTTCTATCAAATTCTGAAACAAAAAAAAGCGAGTGCCTTCCGACGCTCACTGCTCACCAAAGGTAGCTTTATTTCGTCTAAATTTCAATGAAACAAACAGATTGAAGCTACATTCATTTTTTGCATTCATACTTTTTGGAGTTAATTTCTCGGCTGTCTGCTAATCGGATTCACTCTTTGTCATTATTATTAACCAATAAAAAGCCTTCATGAAGTTCCAAAGTCACTTATCTATTTATTTAGCCTTCGCTCTCCTCCTATTTATTTCAGCATGCGGAAGCGAGAAGAAAAATGAAGCCGATGCCCCAAAGCAAGGACGAGAATTGGAATTCACAGAACAAGTAACCTTCATCTCTACTGATGGTGAAGAGATATCAACCATACGAGCTGCTTTAGCAAATGATCCGGATGAACGAAATCAAGGACTGATGGACGTAAATGAAATGCCTATGGATGCAGGTATGCTGTTTATATTTCCAGATGAGTCCCCAAGAAGTTTCTACATGGCAAATACTCCGCTCCCCCTCGATATCATTTTTGTAAGTGCCGATAGTACCATTGTTCGTATTCATCAAAGTACTACCCCTTTTGACAGTGGTCAGCTCCCTTCCGGAAAACCTGCAAAATTTGTGGTAGAAACCAACGGTGGCTATTGTGTTTCTAATGATATTCAGGAAGGAATGCGTATCCGGTTTTAACGAGAAAAGGGTTTCGTGAAAAATCTTCTCACTTTACCTTTGTTTTATTTCGTGGTTAATTCATTCTAAAAAAAATCACGATGATGAAAATATTTCTCACGCTTAGTCTCAGCATTTTAACTCTGGGAATAAACCCGAGTGCACATGCTTATTTCCAATCTACTTCAAGTCCGGCATTATTAACAGAGGACGTCTCCATTAGACCCATACTGGAATTACCGTCTTCCCCAACCCGGATTTCATATAATAAAGCTGACGGCAATCTCTACATGATCCGCCAGAATGGAGTGCTTTCCTTTATAGATATCGATGCCGGTACAAATACCTACCAGCAAGGAAGTGGCGATCACGGACTTGGTGACGTACAAGGGATGGATATATCCGATGAAGGGGAAATATACCTGGTCGGCAATAGCCGGAATAATGGAGACTTCACCAATACAGCTGTTATTATGAAAGGCGTAAACACAGATGGTAGCTGGACCTGGACTAAAGTAGCCGAGACAGAACCCTACCCTCTTAGTAACACCGCTTTTGATCACATTGCCAATGCGATTGTCATAAGCCCTGATCAGTCAACTTTATATATAAACAGTGGATCCAGAACGGATCACGGTGAAGTGCATGATGTGGATGGAAGATATCCGGGTTTACGAGAAGCACCTCTGACCGCTAAGATACTTAAGGTCCCGGCAGATGCTTCGGGGTTAGTTTTAGAAAATGATATCGAATTCCTTCGTTCAAATGGATACATCCATGCTGAAGGAACCCGTAATAGTTTCACACTAGCTTTTGATGCTGAAGGCAATCTTTTTGGTGGTGAAAATGCCGGGGACCGGGATGATCCTGAAGAACTGAACTGGCTAAGGGAAGGTGAGCATTATGGTTTTCC
The window above is part of the Balneola sp. genome. Proteins encoded here:
- a CDS encoding translation initiation factor IF-2; its protein translation is MSSKRPKPLFKVASEFNVSTQSIVDTLAEDGFDAANRPNFKITPEMYEVLDGVYGEDKAKSADHEKAREEYESRRSQMMNQRNDSVTLDNVLEPIEDEGGLEPEDDVADLEPQDEEESSSKKKESAEDLSLEPLDDEELAEKEEAKAKEEEKAKKEAEAKAKEEKEAAQKKAKEEKEAKKKKEEEEAAEEDKVEEDDDEDEVDDDESEDLEDEEEDEEDDESENDDEDETKDEDSDDDDEKDEDGKIIRGSAGKLKGTKVLGKASFTTEKKPRKKRKRRKDRKDDSSSSSSKSKKSDSDTSSKKRKKRKKKKEIDETDVDKMMRETMKKMQSSKTVGSKRQKRRRERKEEREEEMQKQAELEELESDVIETTEFITANELADLLDVGVNDIISVCMSIGLMITINQRLDAGTIELVAEEYGKEVEFIEAEEMDEELTIPEDAEEDLQDRAPIITVMGHVDHGKTSLLDYIREEKVAAGEAGGITQHVGAYQVVHNDNNITFLDTPGHEAFTAMRSRGAQATDIVILVVAADDSVMPQTIEAINHAKAAGVPIVVAINKIDKEGVNPDKIKTQLSEHDVIVEEYGGNVQYAEVSAHTGQGIEDLLEKLLIEAELLELKANPDRRADGVVLEARLDKGKGIVSNILVQGGTLKVGDPFVAGPCFGRVRAMENEHGERIKEAGPSTPVQLMGFDDMPQAGDKLIVAEDEKTAKEIASERMQIRREQAMRSTKHMTLDDISRRLALGEVSELNVIVKADVDGSIEALSGSLQKLSTDEVAVNIIHTGAGAISESDVLLASASDAIIIGFQVRPTQQARKLAEDEEIDIRLFSVIYDAVDEVRDALEGLLSPEIKEQMMGVVDVREIFKVSKVGTIAGCYVTEGKIERNNPIRLVRDGVVIYDGEIDALKRFKDDVKEVASGYECGISIQGYNDIKVGDQIESYKITEQKRTLEDSA
- a CDS encoding transcription termination/antitermination protein NusA, which produces MQNELSKQIISSFAEIAHEKGIDRDMLLSILEDVFRTMIRKKYESDESFEVILNADRGEIQLLHVQEVVPADEITDEVAEITLEDAQKVDPDIELYDELAQEIQITDFGRRAVTMARQQLAQRIREIEKDNIYEDYTDRVGEIILGDVYQVRQNKDILVNHNGVELLLPKSEQIYKDRYRKGDTIRAVVTGVHMRNGNPTVIISRTSELFLERLFENEIPEVFDGIIELVRIARAPGDRSKVAVLSHDERVDPVGACVGMKGIRIHAIVRELQNENIDVINFTPDKFEFIKRALQPAEVLKVELNEETKHANVLVPADEVSKAIGKGGVNIRLASKLAEVEIDVYREVEAEDDIDIDEFEVDFGADVIQQLHDIGCDTARAVLELDAEELVSRTNEEIDIELAEKIMSVIAYEFEDEA
- a CDS encoding ribosome maturation factor translates to MEMQIDIIKNIKDLAEPLAEEHNLFVVDIELKTHGGQTEVWVLLDSEEGGVSLDSCAEISKELGFLTEAHDLFDKKYRLNVSSPGLSRPLSDRRQYAKNEGRVATIKFKNNDGEYIKIEGVITGIEDDVVAITDKEEVETKIPFDNIVETKMIPVI